Proteins encoded by one window of Clostridium cagae:
- the xylB gene encoding xylulokinase, producing MLYIGVDLGTSAVKLLLMDEEGKIHKVVSKKYPLYFPHTGWSEQNPEEWYVQTLEGIKELILNYKKEEIAGISFGGQMHGLVILDVHDKVIRPAILWNDGRSQRETEYLNKVIGKEKLSEYTANIAFAGFTAPKILWMKKHEPKNFERISKIMLPKDYLAYRLSGVHCTDYSDASGMLLLDVKNKCWSKEMMKICGVTENQLPKLYESYEVVGRLKHNIAEELGISSNVKIIAGAGDNAAAAVGTGTVGDGMCNVSLGTSGTIFISSKTFSVDDNNALHSFVNADGYYHLMGCMLSAASCNKWWMDEILNNKEYEEEQKRILKLGENKVFYLPYLMGERSPHNDPNARATFVGMTMDTNRDEMTQAVLEGVAFGLRDSLEVARSLGIKIESTKICGGGAKSTLWKKIIANVLNLTVDVVKSEEGPGYGGAILAAVGCGEFSSVEEATGKLVKIVNTIRPESILVKKYDEQYQKFRQIYPAMKELFKSLAE from the coding sequence ATGTTATATATTGGAGTTGATCTTGGTACATCAGCTGTGAAATTATTATTAATGGATGAAGAAGGAAAAATACATAAGGTTGTTTCTAAGAAATATCCGTTGTATTTCCCACATACAGGTTGGTCAGAGCAGAATCCAGAGGAGTGGTATGTACAGACTTTGGAGGGAATTAAAGAGTTAATTTTGAATTATAAAAAGGAAGAAATTGCTGGTATCAGTTTTGGAGGGCAAATGCATGGTTTAGTTATTTTAGATGTGCATGATAAGGTGATTCGTCCAGCAATTTTATGGAATGACGGAAGGAGTCAAAGAGAGACAGAATATTTGAATAAAGTCATAGGAAAGGAGAAACTTTCTGAATATACGGCCAATATTGCATTTGCAGGATTTACTGCTCCGAAAATTCTTTGGATGAAGAAACATGAGCCAAAAAATTTTGAACGAATATCAAAAATTATGCTTCCAAAAGACTATCTAGCATATCGCCTAAGTGGAGTTCATTGTACAGATTATTCAGATGCTTCTGGAATGTTATTGCTTGATGTGAAGAATAAGTGTTGGTCAAAAGAAATGATGAAAATATGTGGTGTGACAGAAAATCAGTTGCCTAAATTATATGAGAGTTATGAGGTTGTGGGCCGATTAAAACATAATATTGCAGAAGAGTTGGGCATTTCATCAAATGTAAAGATTATTGCAGGAGCTGGTGATAATGCAGCAGCAGCTGTTGGAACTGGAACAGTAGGTGATGGTATGTGTAATGTTTCATTAGGAACTTCAGGAACAATTTTTATTTCTAGTAAAACTTTTAGTGTGGATGATAATAATGCACTACACTCATTTGTTAATGCTGATGGATATTATCATTTAATGGGATGTATGTTGAGTGCTGCTTCATGTAATAAATGGTGGATGGATGAAATTCTTAATAATAAGGAATATGAAGAAGAACAGAAAAGAATTTTAAAACTTGGTGAAAATAAGGTATTTTATTTACCATATCTGATGGGAGAGCGTTCACCACATAATGATCCAAATGCAAGGGCAACTTTTGTTGGAATGACAATGGATACCAATAGGGATGAAATGACACAAGCAGTATTGGAAGGCGTTGCATTTGGGTTACGAGATTCGTTGGAAGTAGCAAGAAGTCTTGGTATTAAAATTGAAAGTACGAAAATTTGTGGTGGTGGAGCAAAAAGTACACTATGGAAAAAGATAATTGCAAATGTGCTTAATTTGACAGTTGATGTGGTCAAAAGTGAGGAAGGTCCCGGTTATGGTGGCGCTATTCTTGCTGCAGTTGGATGTGGTGAATTTTCTTCAGTAGAAGAAGCAACAGGTAAACTGGTGAAGATAGTTAATACTATAAGACCTGAATCAATATTGGTAAAAAAATATGATGAACAATATCAGAAATTCCGTCAGATTTATCCTGCCATGAAAGAACTGTTTAAGTCACTAGCAGAATAA
- the pfkA gene encoding 6-phosphofructokinase: MKKIAILTSGGDAPGMNAAIRAVVRTAIDKGLEVMGVQRGYSGLLNGELFAMNRTSVSDIIQRGGTILRTARCPEFKDEEVRKRAVKILNAYGVDALVVIGGDGSFMGAKLLSKLGIKTIGLPGTIDNDLAYTDFTIGFDTALNTIVDAINKIRDTSTSHERVSIIEVMGRDCGDLALHAGISSGAEAIIVPEMGEFDRDALCRTILDGKNHGKTHSIVILAEGIGGAEELSKYVQELTGIEARATILGHIQRGGAPSASDRVLASRLGARAVEVLLQGETSRVIGIRDNQIVDQDIDEALAIESKFDLDLYNVAEILSR; this comes from the coding sequence ATGAAGAAAATAGCTATTTTAACAAGTGGTGGAGATGCCCCAGGAATGAACGCAGCTATAAGAGCAGTAGTAAGAACAGCCATTGACAAAGGACTTGAAGTTATGGGAGTTCAAAGAGGCTACAGTGGATTACTTAATGGTGAACTATTTGCAATGAATAGAACATCAGTATCTGATATTATTCAAAGAGGTGGAACAATCCTAAGAACTGCTAGATGCCCAGAGTTCAAAGACGAAGAGGTAAGAAAAAGAGCAGTTAAGATATTAAATGCTTATGGTGTAGATGCTTTAGTTGTTATTGGTGGAGATGGATCTTTTATGGGAGCCAAACTACTATCAAAACTAGGAATCAAAACTATAGGATTACCAGGAACAATAGATAATGATTTAGCTTATACTGATTTCACAATAGGATTTGATACAGCATTAAATACTATTGTTGATGCAATAAATAAAATAAGAGATACATCAACTTCTCATGAAAGAGTTTCAATAATTGAAGTTATGGGAAGAGATTGTGGAGACTTAGCTCTTCATGCTGGTATATCAAGTGGAGCAGAAGCTATAATAGTTCCAGAAATGGGTGAATTCGATAGAGATGCACTTTGCAGAACTATATTAGATGGTAAAAACCATGGAAAAACTCATAGCATAGTTATTCTTGCAGAAGGAATTGGTGGAGCAGAAGAACTATCAAAATATGTTCAAGAATTAACAGGAATAGAAGCAAGAGCTACAATATTAGGTCATATCCAAAGAGGTGGAGCACCATCTGCATCAGATAGAGTTTTAGCTTCAAGATTGGGAGCTAGAGCAGTAGAAGTTCTTTTACAAGGAGAAACTTCAAGAGTAATAGGAATTAGAGACAATCAAATTGTAGACCAAGATATAGATGAAGCATTAGCTATAGAAAGTAAGTTTGACTTAGATCTATATAATGTAGCAGAAATATTATCACGCTAA
- a CDS encoding ROK family transcriptional regulator → MIKKQVNNMEVKKNNRNRIFRYLCKCDKTSNSEIAYELKMSVPTVAQNTKELMERGLIEETGEFQSTGGRRAKAFSVISDSRLAVGLDITKNHFGLLLTNLKGEILKYDRFDYQYSNDKLYYCEIDKKIEEFLGKNLRNRETILGIGISFPGIVNLEKEIVSYSHMLGLQTLLFTEVSQFFSYPCCFLNDANAGAYAEGINKEFQKRFFYLSLSNTVGGAIFNCDELIQGENFRCGEVGHITVIPDGVPCYCGKLGCLDVYCSAKNLSDVTDGKLSLFFTALERKEKEILKIWDKYTTYLSVAINNIHMVLDCDIILGGYVGSYLENHINDIRQKVLQRNTFSEDGMFVKTCNYKVGAAAFGAALKVIEAFIKQV, encoded by the coding sequence ATGATTAAAAAACAAGTTAATAATATGGAAGTAAAAAAGAATAATAGAAATCGTATCTTCCGATATCTTTGTAAATGTGATAAGACTTCGAATTCTGAAATTGCTTATGAACTTAAGATGAGTGTGCCTACAGTAGCACAGAATACTAAAGAGTTAATGGAGCGTGGTTTGATTGAAGAAACAGGAGAGTTTCAGTCTACTGGAGGAAGGAGAGCAAAAGCATTTTCTGTTATTTCTGATTCTAGATTAGCAGTTGGTCTGGATATTACAAAAAATCATTTTGGGTTGTTGTTGACAAATCTTAAAGGGGAAATTTTGAAATATGATCGTTTCGATTATCAATATAGTAATGACAAACTCTATTATTGTGAGATAGACAAAAAGATAGAGGAGTTTTTAGGGAAGAATCTTAGAAACAGGGAAACAATTCTTGGAATTGGAATTTCTTTTCCTGGAATTGTAAACTTAGAGAAAGAGATTGTTTCATATTCACATATGTTAGGGTTACAAACATTATTATTCACAGAAGTAAGCCAATTCTTTTCTTATCCATGCTGTTTTCTTAATGATGCTAACGCAGGAGCATATGCGGAGGGGATTAATAAGGAATTTCAAAAAAGATTTTTCTATTTATCATTAAGCAATACAGTAGGAGGAGCTATTTTTAATTGTGATGAACTAATCCAAGGGGAGAATTTCCGATGTGGAGAGGTTGGACATATTACGGTTATTCCAGATGGAGTACCATGTTATTGTGGAAAATTAGGTTGTTTAGATGTATATTGCTCAGCAAAAAATTTATCTGATGTTACAGATGGTAAATTGTCACTTTTCTTTACAGCATTAGAACGAAAAGAAAAAGAAATCCTTAAGATATGGGATAAGTATACCACCTATCTATCAGTGGCTATTAATAATATTCATATGGTTTTAGATTGTGATATTATTCTTGGAGGATACGTAGGAAGTTATTTAGAAAATCATATTAATGACATAAGACAGAAAGTGTTACAAAGAAATACATTTTCAGAAGATGGTATGTTTGTGAAAACGTGTAATTATAAAGTTGGTGCAGCAGCTTTTGGGGCTGCGTTGAAAGTAATAGAAGCATTTATTAAACAGGTATAA
- a CDS encoding NAD(P)-dependent alcohol dehydrogenase: MEGKMKVAIMTGIGQMKFEEREIPKVKDNEVLVKLEYVGICGSDLHYYETGAIGDYVVKPPFVLGHEPGGTVIEIGKNVKDLKIGDRVALEPGKTCGHCEFCKTGRYNLCPDVEFFATPPIDGIFQEYVAHDASLCFKLPDNVSTMEGALIEPLAVGFHAAMQGNAKAGQIVVVMGAGCIGLVTMMALKAMGVSKVYVVDIMEKRLQKALELGADAIINGSKKDTVEEIMKLTNGKGCDLAIETAGTQTTTIQTIHMTKKDATIVLVGYSKTGEMTLPMSLALDKELTFKTVFRYRHIYPMAIDAVAAGKVNLKGIVTNIFTLDEAKKAMDYSVNNKADIVKAVIRISEIE, from the coding sequence ATGGAAGGAAAAATGAAAGTTGCAATTATGACTGGAATTGGTCAGATGAAATTTGAGGAACGTGAAATTCCTAAAGTAAAAGATAATGAGGTTCTAGTAAAACTTGAATATGTAGGTATTTGTGGAAGTGACTTGCATTATTATGAAACTGGTGCTATTGGTGATTATGTGGTTAAACCACCATTTGTTCTTGGACATGAGCCAGGTGGAACTGTGATAGAGATTGGAAAGAATGTAAAGGATTTAAAAATTGGAGATAGGGTAGCGTTGGAACCAGGAAAAACATGTGGACATTGTGAATTTTGTAAAACAGGACGATATAATCTTTGTCCAGATGTGGAATTCTTTGCTACTCCACCAATAGATGGTATTTTTCAAGAATATGTTGCTCATGATGCTAGTCTTTGTTTTAAGTTACCTGATAATGTAAGTACCATGGAAGGTGCATTAATAGAACCTTTGGCAGTAGGATTCCATGCCGCTATGCAGGGAAATGCTAAGGCAGGACAGATAGTGGTAGTTATGGGAGCTGGATGTATAGGTTTAGTTACAATGATGGCATTAAAGGCGATGGGAGTTTCAAAGGTATATGTTGTGGATATCATGGAAAAACGTCTTCAGAAAGCATTAGAATTAGGAGCCGATGCTATTATTAATGGAAGTAAAAAGGATACTGTTGAAGAAATCATGAAACTTACTAATGGAAAAGGTTGTGATTTGGCAATTGAAACAGCAGGAACACAGACTACAACAATACAGACTATACACATGACTAAGAAAGATGCAACTATTGTACTTGTAGGTTATAGTAAGACAGGAGAAATGACATTGCCAATGAGTCTGGCATTGGATAAGGAACTGACATTTAAAACTGTATTCCGTTATCGTCATATTTATCCAATGGCAATTGACGCAGTTGCAGCCGGAAAGGTAAATTTAAAAGGAATTGTGACAAATATATTCACATTGGATGAAGCAAAAAAAGCAATGGATTATAGTGTAAATAACAAAGCAGATATTGTAAAGGCAGTTATTCGTATTTCTGAAATAGAGTAA
- the pyk gene encoding pyruvate kinase, which yields MRKTKMICTIGPASEDREILEQVMLAGMNASRHNFSHGDHEEHRGRIEKVKELSKKLDKEIAIILDTKGPEIRTGKFEPNKVELVKGTEFTVYAGDMSVVGDTTKCSVTYEGLANDVKAGNTILIDDGLVGLTVKSVKGNAVICEVQNTGLVGTHKGVNVPGVSIQLPALTDKDKSDLIFGCEMGVTMIAASFVRKAADVVAIRKVLDENGGKNILICPKIENQEGVDNIDSILEISDAIMVARGDLGVEIPIEQVPAVQKMIIQKCNAAGKPVVTATQMLDSMIRNPRPTRAEVSDVANAILDGTDAIMLSGESANGTYPVEAVRTMAKIAEETEKQLAHKVAYSNDKSSISEVISRAACNAANELEATAIISSTQTGATAKRISKSRPDCTIIAVTPDEVVAKQLAFSWGVYPIVADKMCSTDEMMIKSVEIAKEHNYVKNGDTVVLAAGVPVDKTGTTNLLKVSVVGE from the coding sequence ATGAGAAAGACTAAAATGATTTGTACTATTGGACCAGCAAGTGAAGACAGAGAAATATTAGAACAAGTAATGTTAGCAGGAATGAATGCTTCAAGACATAACTTTTCACATGGTGATCACGAAGAACATAGAGGAAGAATAGAAAAGGTTAAAGAATTATCAAAGAAACTTGATAAAGAAATAGCTATCATTCTTGATACAAAAGGACCAGAAATAAGAACTGGAAAATTCGAACCAAACAAAGTTGAATTAGTTAAAGGTACAGAATTCACTGTATACGCAGGAGATATGTCAGTAGTTGGAGACACTACAAAGTGTTCAGTTACTTACGAAGGATTAGCTAATGATGTTAAAGCAGGAAACACAATCTTAATAGATGATGGTTTAGTAGGATTAACAGTTAAATCAGTAAAAGGAAACGCAGTTATCTGTGAAGTTCAAAATACTGGATTAGTTGGAACTCATAAAGGCGTTAACGTACCAGGAGTTTCAATCCAATTACCAGCTCTTACAGACAAAGATAAATCAGATTTAATATTTGGTTGTGAAATGGGAGTTACTATGATAGCAGCTTCATTCGTAAGAAAAGCAGCTGACGTAGTAGCTATAAGAAAAGTTCTTGATGAAAATGGTGGAAAGAACATCTTAATCTGCCCTAAAATCGAAAACCAAGAAGGTGTTGATAACATCGATTCAATATTAGAAATCTCAGATGCTATAATGGTAGCTAGAGGAGATCTAGGTGTTGAAATTCCAATAGAACAAGTACCAGCAGTTCAAAAAATGATCATTCAAAAATGTAATGCAGCTGGAAAGCCAGTTGTTACTGCAACTCAAATGTTAGATTCTATGATCAGAAACCCAAGACCAACAAGAGCAGAAGTTTCAGACGTAGCTAACGCTATATTAGATGGTACTGATGCAATAATGTTATCAGGAGAAAGTGCTAACGGAACTTACCCAGTAGAAGCTGTTAGAACTATGGCTAAAATTGCTGAAGAAACTGAAAAGCAATTAGCTCATAAAGTTGCTTACTCAAATGATAAATCTTCAATATCTGAAGTAATTTCAAGAGCAGCATGTAATGCAGCTAATGAATTAGAAGCAACTGCTATAATTTCTTCAACTCAAACAGGAGCTACTGCTAAGAGAATATCTAAGTCTAGACCAGATTGTACAATCATAGCTGTTACTCCAGATGAAGTAGTAGCAAAACAATTAGCATTCTCATGGGGAGTTTACCCAATAGTTGCTGATAAAATGTGTTCAACTGACGAAATGATGATAAAATCAGTTGAAATAGCAAAAGAACATAACTATGTTAAAAATGGTGATACAGTAGTTTTAGCTGCTGGAGTTCCAGTTGATAAAACAGGAACAACTAACCTATTAAAAGTTAGCGTAGTAGGCGAATAA